From one Malus sylvestris chromosome 1, drMalSylv7.2, whole genome shotgun sequence genomic stretch:
- the LOC126615550 gene encoding uncharacterized protein LOC126615550, translating into MVIDDNPNESAGETNKLIREIRTFEFVFHFFLMKVILGLTNDLSQALQRKDQEIVNAMTLVKSCKEKLHWMRNNGFDALVDEISAFCEKHYIDVPNMEDAFILPGRSRRNAPIRTNRHHYRVELFIYVIDEQITELDDRFNEVNTELLICLACLSPKDSFVVFDKPKLLHLAQFYPQDFSDEDRLALEDQLEIYIHYVRSSSDFSQLEVIVLPVATTSVERTFSVMNIVKGQLWNKIFLAPSLLEVEAKIAVHALNFEVQQNYEQLINRQRRNQAMYFGDVL; encoded by the exons ATGGTTATTGATGATAATCCCAATGAAAGTGCGGGTGAAACAAATAAGTTAATAAGAGAAATACGtacttttgagtttgtgtttCACTTTTTCTTGATGAAAGTCATATTAGGACTCACAAATGATTtgtcacaagcattgcaaaggaaagatcaagaaattgtgaatgcaatgacTTTAGTGAAATCATGCAAGGAAAAGCTACATTGGATGAGGAATAATGGGTTCGATGCATTGGTTGATGAAATATCtgctttttgtgaaaaacattatATTGATGTTCCTAACATGGAAGATGCATTTATACTTCCAGGGAGGTCAAGGCGTAATGCTCCAATAAGGACAAATCGTCATCATTATCGTGTGGAGCTCTTTATTTATGTCATTGATGAGCAAATTACAGAGTTAGATGATCGCTTTAATGAGGTAAATACCGAGTTGCTTATTTGTTTGGCATGTTTGAGTCCGAAAGATTCATTTGTAGTTTTTGATAAACCAAAGTTACTTCATCTTGCTCAATTTTATCCTCAAGATTTTTCGGATGAGGATCGTTTggcacttgaagatcaacttgagatttatattcattatgtgCGTTCCAGTAGTGATTTCTCTCAATTGGAAGTGATTG TTTTACCAGTTGCAACTACTTCAGTGGAGAGAACATTTTCTGTCATGAATATTGTTAAGGGTCAACTTTGGAACAAAAT ATTCCTGGCTCCGTCACTGCTTGAAGTAGAAGCCAAAATTGCTGTACACGCCCTCAACTTTGAAGTGCAGCAAAACTACGAGCAG TTGATTAATAGACAACGTAGAAATCAAGCCATGTATTTTGGTGATGTGTTGTGA
- the LOC126621442 gene encoding uncharacterized protein LOC126621442, with the protein MEEEKALQQQQQQQQQQQQQHLLLQQQQQQQQQQHQQQHHQHNQQQLLLLQQMQRQQQQAAAISRFPSNIDAHLRPLRAINLQPNPNPNSAPNLQQNPVANPQQQQQQPQQPQQPQQQQQQQQQQQRVIRPGNQAELQMAYQDAWRVCHPDFKRPFSSLEDACERLLPYHVVADYEAEEDDRILDSDTTGTIPSRSQQWDHNISAKVAEFTATFEKQALAFNIISRKRALGEFRSEERLMIEQALCQEEKRTCLELRAEFDSREKAGREAKLRMAAIAQAEQARVESQAHAEMLARAPIRPSALGSQGNDVSIGLDMREQEHGVNPEEMINGWGNNVQRDEKEPCEDFLNDEETENGSTGMQDGWREVGEFDLNTR; encoded by the exons ATGGAAGAGGAGAAGGcattgcagcagcagcagcagcagcagcagcagcagcagcagcagcatctATTGCTacagcagcaacaacaacaacaacaacagcaacaCCAACAGCAGCACCATCAACATAACCAGCAGCAGTTATTGCTTTTACAACAAATGCAAAGGCAACAGCAACAGGCCGCTGCCATTTCCCGTTTCCCTTCCAACATCGACGCCCATTTGCGCCCACTCCGAGCCATAAATCTCCagcctaaccctaaccctaattccgctcctaatcttcaacaaaatccTGTTGCCAACCCccagcaacagcagcagcagcccCAACAGCCCCAACAGCcccaacagcagcagcagcagcagcagcaacagcagAGGGTGATCCGACCCGGGAACCAGGCGGAGCTACAGATGGCATACCAGGACGCCTGGCGGGTCTGCCATCCCGATTTCAAGCGTCCCTTCTCTTCGCTCGAAGACGCCTGCGAGAG GTTGCTGCCTTATCATGTAGTGGCAGATTATGAGGCAGAGGAGGATGACAGAATCCTCGACTCTGACACCACAGGCACGATTCCATCTCGCTCTCAGCAGTGGGATCACAACATATCTGCTAAAGTTGCAGAGTTTACAGCAACATTTGAGAAACAGGCACTAGCCTTTAACATAATTTCCCGTAAGCGAGCTTTGGGGGAATTTCGGTCCGAAGAGAGACTTATGATTGAGCAGGCTCTTTGCCAAGAAGAAAAAAGGACATGTCTGGaattgagagcagagtttgatTCAAGAGAGAAAGCTGGCCGGGAAGCTAAATTACGAATGGCAGCAATTGCTCAGGCAGAGCAAGCTCGGGTTGAGTCACAAGCACATGCTGAAATGTTAGCTCGGGCCCCAATAAGGCCAAGTGCACTTGGGTCTCAAGGCAATGATGTTTCGATTGGGCTTGACATGAGAGAGCAGGAACATGGGGTTAACCCAGAAGAGATGATAAATGGATGGGGAAATAATGTGCAAAGAGATGAGAAGGAGCCGTGTGAGGATTTTTTAAATGATGAAGAGACTGAGAATGGATCCACAGGCATGCAGGACGGCTGGCGTGAAGTTGGGGAGTTTGATTTGAACACTCGTTAA